The nucleotide window CAGCAGGCGCAGCGCCTCCGCTTTGCCGGCCGCCTCGGCCTTCACTTGTCGGCGGTCCTGGGTGATTTCGGTCGTGTTCTGGTCCTGGGCCGCAGCCGCCGTTTGCAGCCGCGTCACCACGGCGGCCAGCGCCACCCGCCCGGCCCCGATGCGTTTAATGGCCGCCAGCGCGGCCCCATCTTCAGCCAGGAAGCGCAGCACGGCTCCATACATGGTTAACTGGTTTTGTTGATAAGTCTTCATACTAATTGGGATTGGAGATGATTATCAGCCTTTTCACCCGAAAAAGCTCCTCAATATATTCATCCTTTAATAGTTTGCAAGCCCCTTGTCCCATAGCAGCAAGGCGCCACCACCTCACCCACCGCTCCGACCATCCTTCCCACCGTTCCTACCATTCTTCCGCGCGCTCCTACCAACCTTCCGCACGTTCCTACCAGCCTTCCGTATGATCCTACTGCCTCCCCGCACGTTCCCACCATCATTCCGATAGGTTCCACCGCCTCGCCGGCCGCTCCTGCCACCTTCACCCAGGTCCCTTCTACGCCAAACCACCCGCCCCCACTGGCGCGAGTTTAGCGTAGCGTAACTCGTGACCAGCCATGATTGGGAGGCTGCGCCTCCCCCGCACCACGAAACCACCGCCCGAACAAGCCGCGCAAAACCAGTTTGCCGCTGACGCGGCAGTGGAGGCCCAGCCTCCACACCATAGCCCGGCACGAGTTACGCTGCGCTAAACTCGCGCCAGCCCCGACGGCATAAGCATCCAAAAAAGGCCCCGCCGCAAACGCGCCAGGGCCTTTTCACGTCCAACAATCGGCAGGCTCCCCCTCTCCACCCGAAGAGAAGGCCGGGGATATGGCCCCTACGGCAGGCCGCCCCCGCCCATAGCGCCGTACACCTGTCCGGTAGCGTAGCTAGCGCCGGGGTCGGCGAGCTGCACGTAGATGGAGGCCAGCTCTGCCGGCTGCCCCGGCCGGCCCAGGGGCTTGTCGCCCCCGAACTTCACCAGGTTTTCCTGGGTAGAGCCCCCGCTCACCTGCAGGGGCGTCCAGATGGGGCCGGGCGCCACTCCATTCACCCGAATGCCCTTCGGCCCCAGCTGCTTGGCCAGGGAGCGGATGTAGTTGGAGGTAGCGGCCTTGGTCTGGGCATAGTCGTAGAGGTTGGCCGAGGGGTCCATGGCCTGCTCGGAGGTGGTACCGATGATGGCCGAGCCCGGCTTGAGGTGGGGCAGCGCGGCCTTGATAATCCAGAACGGGGCGTAGATGTTGGTTTTCATTGTCGCGTCGAAGTCCTCGGTGCTGAGGTCAAGAATCGACTGGCGCTGCTGCTGCCGGGCGGCGTTGTTCACCACAATATCCAGCCCACCCAGCTGCTTCACGGCCTCTTCCACCAGTTTTTTGCAGAAGGTTTCGTCGCGCAGGTCGCCGGGAATGGCTACGGCCTTCTGCCCGGCCTGCCTGATAAGGGCTATAACCTCTTTGGCGTCGGCTTCCTCGGCCGGCAGGTAGTTGATGGCCACGTCGGCGCCCTCGCGGGCGTAGGCAATGGCGGCCGCGCGGCCCATGCCCGAGTCGCCGCCCGTAATCAGGGCTTTGCGGCCCTTCAGGCGGTCCGAGCCTTTGTAGCTTTTCTCGCCGTGGTCGGGCCTGGGCTCCATCTGCCCGGCCAGCCCCGGCCAGGGCTGCTGCTGGCTTTTAAACGGCGGCCTGGGGTACTTGGTAGTAGGGTCCTGGAGCGGCTCAGCCGCGGGGCTGCTGGCGGCTTCGGCATCCAGCACGGGCGCTACGGCGGCCACGGCCAGGCTGGCGCCCAGCCCACTGATGACCTGGCGCCGGCTCAGCGTGTTTTCCTCTTTCATAAGATTGGGTTGCGGTGCGGTTGGTTGTGCTTTTCCTTACGCACGGCGGCGGCTTTAAGGTGCGAAGCGCCGGCCGCGCCGGGCCTGTTTTCTGCCAGGTTGGCGCCGAAGGTTGCAACCTCCGCCGGCCGCCGGGGCTCCTGCCTTTGCCCGGCCCGTAGAAGCCGGCCGCCTGCTATGCCCACACTTCTCCGCCTTCTTGGATGCCTTCCGCTGCTTGCCGCGGGGCTTGTCTCCTGCCAGAAAAACGACCTTGATGCGTCCGCCCCCATGGCCGAGCAGGTAGTGCCCCTGCGCGTAGGCAGCACCTGGGTGTACCGCCGCTACGCCTTCGATGCCAACGGCACCGCCATCGACAGCACCACCACCACCCGCTCCGTGGTGCGCGACACCATTATCGACCGGCACATCTGGTACATCCTCAGCACCAAGGAGCTGGTGCAGAACAACCACAACGGCTACGTGCGCTACAACCCCGCCGACCCCGAGGGCATCATCGTCTACGCCAATGCGGGTTTCGGGGGCTCCATTGGCTACAATTACCAGTACCCCGACTATTCCCTGTGGGTGCTCACCTGGCGCGGCGCGCAGCCGGCGCCCGTGGCCACCTCCTGGCACCGCTACCATGCCATCCGCTACGATATTGAGCTGCAGTACCTCTACCCCGGCCAGGCCACGCCCCTCATTCAGAAGCGCGAAGAGTACGTGGCCCCCGGCTTGGGCTTGGCACACGCCAACTAC belongs to Hymenobacter sp. J193 and includes:
- a CDS encoding SDR family oxidoreductase — translated: MKEENTLSRRQVISGLGASLAVAAVAPVLDAEAASSPAAEPLQDPTTKYPRPPFKSQQQPWPGLAGQMEPRPDHGEKSYKGSDRLKGRKALITGGDSGMGRAAAIAYAREGADVAINYLPAEEADAKEVIALIRQAGQKAVAIPGDLRDETFCKKLVEEAVKQLGGLDIVVNNAARQQQRQSILDLSTEDFDATMKTNIYAPFWIIKAALPHLKPGSAIIGTTSEQAMDPSANLYDYAQTKAATSNYIRSLAKQLGPKGIRVNGVAPGPIWTPLQVSGGSTQENLVKFGGDKPLGRPGQPAELASIYVQLADPGASYATGQVYGAMGGGGLP